A genomic stretch from Xiphophorus maculatus strain JP 163 A chromosome 14, X_maculatus-5.0-male, whole genome shotgun sequence includes:
- the LOC111611071 gene encoding mucin-2-like: TTDAPTTTTAAQTTTTAAPTTTTAAPTKTKSSPTTTTAAPTTTTTATTTTTAAPTTTTAATTTSTAATTTATVVSTTTAAATTTTTAAPTTTTTFPTTTTGAPTTTAVTTTTAAPTTTTAAPTTTTTAPTTTTTAPTTTTAAPTTTTAAPTTTTAAPTTTTAAPTTTTAAPTTTTTTAAPTTTTTAPITTTAAPTTTTMAPTTTTAAPTTTTTATTTTTAAPTTTSDAPTTTTAAPTTTTVAPTTTTAAPTTTTAAPTTTTASPTTLDPLFRRAFPSFQKTGAMRFSGSNNIHCGSNPNHNHSRSIHNHCCSNNNITCSNHKISGPNYNYTGPTTAVTTTTTATQTTTTAAPTTTTTAPTTATPTTTTAASTTKAPPTTTPAPTTTTASPTTATAVTTTTTEAPTTSTVAPTTTTVSPTTTTTTAAPITTTAVSTTTTPASTTTTAAPTTTTEALTTTTGAPTTTTVATTTTTGAPTTTTAAPPTTKDAPTTTTEAPTTAPTTTTAAPTTTTRAPTTTTDGSTTTTSAPATTTVPPTTSTAAPTTTWINYNHIGSSHNHSSSNYIHSGSNHNHSRSIHNHCCSNNITCSNHKITGPTTAVTTTTTATQRTTTAAPTTTTATPTTTTAASTTTAPPTTTPAPNTTTASPTTATAVTTTTTEAPTTSTVAPTTTTVSPTTTTTTAAPTTTTAAQTTTTAAPTTTTEAPTTLAPTITTAAPTTTTAAPTTTTEALTTTTVAPTTSTVAPTPTTTTAAPSTTTAAPTTTSPAPTTRSVAPTTTTAFPTTTTEAPTTTTAASTTTTAGPTTAVTTTTTATQRTTTAAPTTTTTAPTTSPQLQQQSAPPTTKDAPTTTTAGPTTTTAAPTTTTPTTTTAASTTAAPPTTTPAPTTTTASPTTATAVTTTTTESRTTSTVAPTTTTVSPTTTTAAPTTTTEAPTTTTVAPTTTTAAQTTTTAAPTTTTAALTTATAAPTTTTTATTTNTAAPTTTTAATTTSTAATTTSPAATTTTTDATTTTAAATTTTTAAPTTTTTFPTTTTAASTTTTATPTTTTAPPTTTTAAPTTTTAAPTTTTADPTTTTAVPSTTTAAPTTTTASPTTATAVTTTTTEAPTTSTVAPTTTTVWINYNNIGSNHNHSSSNYIHCGSKHNHSGSNYMGSNQH; the protein is encoded by the exons accacagatgctccaaccacaacaacagcggctcaaaccacaaccacagcagctccgaccacaacaacagctgctccgaCCAAAACCAAATcctctccaaccacaaccacagccgctccaaccacaaccacaacagctacaaccacaaccacagccgctccaaccacaacaacagctgctacAACCACGTCCACAGCTGCTACAACCACAGCCACAGTTgtttcaaccacaacagcagctgctacaaccacaaccacagcagctccaaccacaacaacaacttttccaaccacaacaacaggcgctccaaccacaacagctgtaaccacaacaacagcggctccaaccacaaccacagctgctccaaccacaacaacaactgctccaaccacaaccacaacggctccaactacaaccacagctgctccaaccacaaccacagcggctccaaccacaaccacagcggctccaaccacaacaacagctgctccaaccacgacaacagctgccccaacgacaaccacaacaacagctgctccaaccacaaccacaacagctccaatcacaaccacagctgctccaaccacaaccacaatggctccaaccacaacaacagcggctccaaccacaacaacaacagctacaaccacaacaacagcggctccaaccacaaccagcgatgctccgaccacaaccacagcagctccaaccacaacaacagttgctccaaccacaacaacagcagctccaaccacaacaacagcagctccaactacaaccacagcttctccaaccaca CTTGACCCACTTTTCAGAAGAGCTTTCCCCTCATTCCAAAAGACTGGAGCCATGAGATTCAG tggctccaacaACATCCACTGTGGCTCCAAccccaaccacaaccacagccgcTCCATCCACAACCactgctgctccaacaacaacatcacctgctccaaccacaagatCAGTGgccccaactacaactaca caggtCCAACCACAGCAGtaacaaccacaaccactgctaCTCAAACAACAACtacggcagctccaaccacaaccacgacggctccaaccacagccactccaaccacaaccactgctgctTCAACAACTAAGGCACCTCCAACGACAACACCTGCTCCAACCACCACAACAGCTTCACCAACCACAGCGACAGctgttacaaccacaaccacagaagctccaaccacatccacagtcgctccaactacaacaacagtgtctccaaccacaaccacaaccacagctgctccaataACAACTACGGCagtttcaacaacaacaacacctgcttcaaccacaactacagctgctccaactacaaccacagaggctctaACCACCACCACAGgtgctccgaccacaaccacagtggctacaaccaccaccacaggtgctccgaccacaaccacagctgctccacctaCAACTAAagatgctccaaccacaaccacagaggctccaactaca gctccaaccacaaccacagctgctccaaccacaaccacaagggctccaaccacaacaacagatgGATCAACTACAACCACATCGGCTCCAGCCACAACCACAGTTCCTCCAACTACatccacagcggctccaaccacaac ctggaTCAACTACAACCACATCGGCTCCAGCCACAACCACAGTTCCTCCAACTACatccacagcggctccaaccacaaccacagccgcTCCATCCACAACCactgctgctccaacaacatcacctgctccaaccacaagatCA caggtCCAACCACAGCAGtaacaaccacaaccactgctaCTCAAAGAACAACtacggcagctccaaccacaaccacagccactccaaccacaaccactgctgctTCAACAACTACGGCACCTCCAACGACAACACCTGCTCCAAACACCACAACAGCTTCACCAACCACAGCTACAGctgttacaaccacaaccacagaagctccaaccacatccACAGTCGccccaactacaacaacagtgtctccaaccacaaccacaaccacagctgctccaacaacaaccacagctgcccaaaccacaaccacagctgctccaactacaaccacagaggctccaactacACTTGCTCCAACCataactacagctgctccaactacaactacagctgctccaactacaaccacagaggctctaaccacaaccacagtggctccaaccacatCCACTGTGGCTCCAAccccaaccacaaccacagccgcTCCATCCACAACCactgctgctccaacaacaacatcacctgctccaaccacaagatCAGTGgccccaactacaactacagcttttccaactacaaccacagaggctccaaccacaacaacagctgcttcaaccacaaccacagcaggtCCAACCACAGCAGtaacaaccacaaccactgctaCTCAAAGAACAACtacggcagctccaaccacaaccacgacggctccaaccaca TCGccccaactacaacaacagt ctgctccacctaCAACTAAAgatgctccaactacaaccacagctggtccaaccacaaccaccgctgctccaaccacaacgacgccaactacaaccactgctGCTTCAACAACTGCGGCACCTCCAACGACAACACCTGCTCCAACCACCACAACAGCTTCACCAACCACAGCTACAGctgttacaaccacaaccacagaatctCGAACCACATCCACAGtcgctccaactacaacaacagtgtctccaaccacaaccacagctgctccaacaacaaccacagaagctccaaccacaaccacagtggctccaaccacaacaacagcggctcaaaccacaaccacagcagctccgaccacaacaacagctgctctgaCCACAGCCACAGccgctccaaccacaaccacaacagctacaaccacaaacacagccgctccaaccacaacaacagctgctacAACCACATCCACAGCTGCTACAACCACATCCCcagctgctacaaccacaaccacagatgctacaaccacaacagcagctgctacaaccacaaccacagcagctccaaccacaacaacaacttttccaaccacaaccacagctgcatcaactacaactacagctactccaaccacaaccacagcgcctccaaccacaacaacagctgctccaaccacaaccacagcggctccaaccacaacaacagcagatccaaccacaacaacagcggttccatccacaacaacagcagctccaaccacaacaacagcttcACCAACCACAGCTACAGctgttacaaccacaaccacagaagctccaaccacatccACAGTCGccccaactacaacaacagt ctggaTCAACTACAACAACatcggctccaaccacaaccacagttccTCTAACTACATCCACTGTGGCTCCAAgcacaaccacagtggctcaAACTACATGGGCTCCAACCAACACTAA
- the LOC111611073 gene encoding mucin-2-like, which translates to TTAASTTTTAGPTTAVTTTTTATQRTTTAAPTITTTAPTTTTATPTTTTAASTTTAPPTTTPAPTTTTASPTTATAVTTTTTEAPTTSTVAPTTTTVSPTTTTTTAAPTTTTAFSTTTTPASTTTTAAPTTTTEALTTTTVAPTTTTGAPTTTTVATTTTTGAPTTTTAAPPTTKDAPTTTTEAPTTVATTTTTAATTTTTDAQTTITEAPTTTTAAPTTTTGAPTTTTAGSTTTTSAPATTTVPPTTSTAAPTTTTAAPTTTTTNNYGSSNHNHDGSNHNHSHSNHNHCCFNNYGTSNDNTCSNHHNSFTNHSDSCSNYSGVGYHNHCCYNYHYRCSNYNHSFSNYNHIGSSRNHSDCNDN; encoded by the exons acaacagctgcttcaaccacaaccacagcaggtCCAACCACAGCAGtaacaaccacaaccactgctaCTCAAAGAACAACTACGGCAGCTCCAACCATAACCACgacggctccaaccacaaccacagccactccaaccacaaccactgctgctTCAACAACTACGGCACCTCCAACGACAACACCTGCTCCAACCACCACAACAGCTTCACCAACCACAGCGACAGctgttacaaccacaaccacagaagctccaaccacatccacagtcgctccaactacaacaacagtgtctccaaccacaaccacaaccacagctgctccaacaacaactacggcattttcaacaacaacaacacctgcttcaaccacaactacagctgctccaactacaaccacagaggctctaaccacaaccacagtggctccaaccaccaccacaggtgctccgaccacaaccacagtggctacaaccaccaccacaggtgctccgaccacaaccacagctgctccacctaCAACTAAAgatgctccaactacaaccacagaggctccaactacagtggctacaaccacaaccactgctgctACAACTACCACTACAGATGCTCAAACTACAatcacagaggctccaaccacaaccacagctgctccaaccacaaccacaggggctccaaccacaacaacagctggaTCAACTACAACCACATCGGCTCCAGCCACAACCACAGTTCCTCCAACTACatccacagcggctccaaccacaaccacagctgctccaaccacaaccacaact AACAACTACGGCAGCTCCAACCATAACCACgacggctccaaccacaaccacagccactccaaccacaaccactgctgctTCAACAACTACGGCACCTCCAACGACAACACCTGCTCCAACCACCACAACAGCTTCACCAACCACAGCGACAGct gctccaactacAGTGGTGTTGGGtaccacaaccactgctgctACAACTACCACTACAgatgctccaactacaaccacagcttctccaactacaaccacatcGGCTCCAGCCGCAACCACAGCGACTGCAACGACAACTGA